One region of Passer domesticus isolate bPasDom1 chromosome 19, bPasDom1.hap1, whole genome shotgun sequence genomic DNA includes:
- the OVCA2 gene encoding esterase OVCA2, producing the protein MAEARPLRLLALHGYRQSARRLRQRTGALRKALRGRAELVPIDAPHRLPAGAEDDPDGDDPPRGWWFSGPGTFEAGEAAAAPAGLEESLSAVAAALREQGPFDGLLGFSQGAALAAMVCALRARGDPRFPVAFAVLVAAFASRAPAHGHFYREPIALPTLHVVGDTDGVIAAALSRELAQCFVEPVVLTHPGGHFIPAAAAQRKAYLEFLERFCPRQGQADEAGEV; encoded by the coding sequence ATGGCGGAGGCGCGGCCGCTGCGGCTGCTGGCGCTGCACGGCTACCGGCAGAGCGCCCGCCGCCTCCGCCAGCGCACCGGCGCGCTCCGCAAGGCCCTGCGCGGCCGCGCCGAGCTGGTGCCCATCGACGCGCCGCACCGCTTGCCCGCCGGCGCTGAGGACGACCCCGACGGGGACGACCCCCCCCGCGGCTGGTGGTTCTCCGGGCCCGGCACGTTCGAGGCGGGCGAAGCGGCCGCGGCTCCGGCGGGGCTGGAGGAGTCTCTGTCGGCCGTGGCGGCGGCCCTGAGGGAGCAGGGGCCCTTCGACGGGCTGCTGGGCTTCAGCCAGGGCGCGGCGCTGGCCGCCATGGTGTGCGCGCTGCGGGCCCGCGGCGACCCGCGCTTCCCGGTGGCCTTCGCCGTGCTGGTGGCCGCGTTCGCCAGCCGCGCCCCGGCGCACGGACACTTCTACCGGGAGCCCATCGCCCTGCCCACGCTGCACGTGGTGGGCGACACGGACGGCGTGATCGCCGcggccctgagcagggagctggcgCAGTGCTTCGTGGAGCCCGTGGTGCTCACGCACCCCGGCGGGCACTTCATCCCCGCGGCTGCGGCGCAGAGGAAAGCCTACCTGGAGTTCCTGGAGCGCTTCTGCCCCCGGCAGGGCCAGGCCGATGAGGCTGGGGAGGTGTGA